The Thalassospira sp. TSL5-1 genome contains the following window.
AGCGCCGATGCGCCCTTGCGGGTGATTGTGTCGGCGCGCAAGGGGGTTTCATCACCATTGAAAATGCGCAAAGGCCTGGTTTTGCATGACGAGGCCGGTCAGTATTTGCCCGAAATCGACAGTCTGTTGCGCAAACCGGCACAACTGCCCGGTTTCTAAAACCGGATGAATTGATTATAACACTGCCGAAACGCTGCCAGCCCGGAATGTTTTGATAAATACTTATCGCGGGGATGTTGATGCTCAGTCTGTCACAAATTCTGTTTACGGCCCTTGTCATTGTCGTCGTGTGGCAACTGTCACGGTTTTTCGGGCGGAAAAATGCAGGCCAGAATACCCGCGATGCAGCTAATAACCGCGCCGAACGTGGCCGGAACCGTCAAACCGGCAATAATCGACAGCCTGCAGCCCAGGATATGGAAAAATGCCCGCATTGCGGCGTTTATCATGCCGAAGGCCTGTCTCATCGCTGTCAGGACTAATTCCAGCTGTTTTTTCTGCGGGTTTCGGGTTTTGCCTGTCTCTGCAGTTCTCGCTTTTTCCCCGTCTATCACGTTCGCCAGATTGCGAAATATGCTGATATCCCCCTCATCCAAAGGGATAGCTAGATAGTGCTGCAGTAAATTGTTATCTATACTATTGACTAAACAATAGATGCTAACAATGTTACCTTTTGCGCTCTACGTATAGGTTTTATGTAGCAGCCATTGCACAACACAGGATTTTAACCGCCCGGCCATTGCCGTCAGGCCTCTGAATCATGCGCTTAAGTGACGTCGTCATTTAAGGGGATTGGGGGGGAGGACGACCTGTGTCCTGGTTAATATCGTGCTGAGAAGCCCGGTAAAAACACGATGAGGCACATATGGAAGTTGTTTCCAATCTCAAGATTTCGCGAAAGCTGATGCTTGCCTTCGGGGTGATGCTTTTGCTGAATATTTTCACCAGCGTATTCGCCGTTTTCAAGATGCAGGCGATTAACGAGACCTCGACCGAAATCGCGGTTAACTGGCTGCCCAGCATCTCGGCGATTAACGACATCAATGACAGCGTAAACAAGGTGCGCATCTTCCAGTTGGCGCATGTGTTGTCTGATAATGCAGACAAAATGACTGAATTTGAACGTGATATCGGCCATCAGCTTGAGCAGGAAGCAGGCCAAGCCAAAACTTACGAGAAGCTGATTTCGTCGGAAGACGAACGGGCGTTGTGGCAAGAGGCAAGTGCGTTACTGGATCAGTACAACGGTTTGTGGGACCAAATTGTTGTGCTTTCCAATAATAACCAGAATGCGCAGGCGCGCGATATGGTGCTGGGGAAGGGCGAACAAATTATTGTTAAAATTCGCGATATTCTTCAGCAACTTGTGCAGCTTAACCAGCAAGGGGGCGAAGATGCTTCTGCCCGGGGTGATCAGGAATATTTCTGGTCGCGCATGTTGATGATAAGTGTGGCGGCGGTTGTTTCGTTGCTGACAATCGGGTTTTCGTTCCTGTTGTCGCGCGGTATTGCTACGCCAATCGTGAATATGACAAGCACCATGTCGCGGTTGGCTTCAGGGGATAAAAGTGTTCAGATCCCCGGTATTGAACGCAGGGACGAGATTGGCGAAATGGCAGCAGCCGTTCAGGTGTTCCGCGACAATATGATCGAGGCCGAACGCCTGGCCAAGCAGGAAGAAGAACAAAGTCGCCTGCGCAGCCAGCGTGCCGAGCGTATTGAAGGGCTGACCAACGCATTTGACCGTGAAGCAGGCATGACGATTGCCGCTGTTGCCTCTGCCGCGACCGAGCTTCAGTCCAACGCAAAGTCGCTGTCGTCACAATCGGATCAGGCATCGCATCAGGCATCGACCGTTGCCTCTGCCGCGACCCAGGCGACTGGTAACGTGCAGACGGTTGCATCCGCAGCCGAAGAGCTTTCTGCGTCGATTTCCCAGATTGCCAACGAGGTCGCACAGGCCGCTGCAGTTTCTAAAAATGCGGTGGAGCAGGCCGGGCATACGGGCCGTATTGTCGGTAATTTGCAGCAATCCGCCGTCAAGATCGGCGAAGTCGTTAACCTGATTAACGATATTGCCAGCCAGACCAATTTGCTGGCCCTGAACGCGACCATCGAAGCCGCCCGCGCGGGTGAGGCAGGCAAGGGTTTTGCCGTGGTGGCAAGCGAGGTTAAAAATCTTGCCAACCAGACTGCACGGGCAACAGCCGATATTGGCGAGCAGATTGCCGCGACCCGCAACGCAACTGACGAAGCCGTCGAAGCGATTGCCGGTATTGCTCAGATCATCGAGAAAGTGAACGAAATTGCCAGCAGCATTGCCGCTTCCATCGAGGAGCAGCAAGTGGCAACGGGTGAGATTGCCCGTAACGTTGAAGAAGCTGCCCGGGGCACCCAGGATGTCAATAGTAACATCTATGAGGTGACAAATGTGATCCAGGGTACGGGTGAGGTTGCGAAGGACGTTTTGCAGGCATCTTCGGAACTTTCGGTCGAAGCCGAAAAAATGCGCAATATCGTCAGCAAGTTCCTCGATAACGTCAAATCCGCCTGATTGCGGTTCTGGTTTTCTTGAAATTGCCGGATTGACCGGGCTGTTTACCCAAACAGCCCGGTCTTTTTATTTTGCAGTGCTGATACCGTATTTTGCAGGTGCACAAAAAGGCAAAGATGCAGTAAGTGTTGAAGCAGACAGGATAGTGTCATCGGCTAATGTGCCCAGGCGGCGATTTGAGGGCCAATGTAAGGGCTTTTGCCTTCTTGACCCGGACCGGACGGGGCGTTAGCTTGCCGCACTAAAATTTCTTTTGATGACAATTTAAGCAGAGAGTACGCGCAATGGCGCTCGACGGGTCGCAACGTCCTCCTTCGTTTCAGGAAATCATTCTTCGACTGCAAAGCTATTGGGCTGACCAGGGATGTGTCATTCTTCAGCCCTATGACCTTGAAGTTGGCGCCGGTACGTTTCATACCGCAACCACCCTGCGCGCGTTGGGCCCGGAAAGCTGGAATGCAGCCTATGTGCAGCCGTCGCGCCGCCCAACCGATGGCCGTTATGGTGAAAATCCCAACCGTTTGCAGCATTATTACCAGTTTCAGGTCTTGATGAAGCCGTCGCCTGCCAATGCGCAGGATCTTTATCTGGGGTCGCTGGCGCATCTGGGTATTGACCCGATGGCGCACGACATTCGCTTTGTCGAGGATGACTGGGAAAGCCCGACTTTGGGGGCTTGGGGCCTGGGCTGGGAAGTGTGGCTCGATGGCATGGAAGTCACCCAGTTTACCTATTTCCAGCAGGTTGGTGGTTTTGAATGTGACCCGGTCCCGGTCGAGCTGACCTACGGCCTGGAACGCCTGGCGATGTATATTCAGGGTGTCGAAAACGTTTACGACCTTGATTATAACGGCAATGGCGTTTCCTATGGCGATGTGTTCCTGCAAAATGAAAAGGAACAATCGACCTATAATTTCGAGGTCGCCAATACCGAAATGCTGTTTCGCCATTTCAAGGATGCGCAAGCAGAATGTGCGGTGAATATTGAACGCGGCCTTGCTCTTCCAGCTTATGAACAGGCCATGAAGGCCAGCCATATCTTTAACCTGCTTGATGCGCGCGGTGTGATTTCCGTTACCGAACGTGCCGCTTATATCGGTCGTGTGCGCGAGATGTCCAAATCCTGCTGCGAAGCGTGGCTTCGGTCGCGCGGGCATTTGAAAGAGGGGGCATAAGACATGGCCGAACTCCTGCTTGAACTGTTTTCCGAAGAAATTCCGGCCCGTATGCAGGCGCGTGCCAGTGCCGACCTTGAAAAGCTGGTGACGGATGGCCTGAAGGCTGCTGACCTTGGCTTTGATAAGGTTGAAAGCCTTGTGACCCCGCGTCGCCTGACTTTGATTATTGATGGCCTGCCCGACAAACAGCCTGACCTGCGCGAAGAACGCCGCGGTCCGCGCGCCGATGCGCCGGAAAAGGCAATTAACGGCTTTTTGACCGGCAATGGCGTGACGCTGGAACAGTGTGAAAAGCGCGAAACGCCCAAAGGTGTGTTCCTGTTTGCGATTGTCGAACAGAAGGGGCGTGCGGCCTCGGTCGTGATTAAAGACATCATTGAAGATGCGATGAACAAGCTGCCCTGGCCAAAGTCGATGCGCTGGGCTGATCACAAGGTGCGCTGGGTGCGCCAGCTTGACCGTATTCTGTGCCTGTTTGATGGCAATGTGGTGCCGGTCAGCTATGGTGTGGTTACGGCTGGTGATGTAACCAGCGGCCACCGTTTCCTGGCACCAGCGCCGTTTAGTGTTAAAAACGCAGCGGAATATAAGGCCAAGCTGAATTTTGCCAAGGTGATGCTGGACCGCGAAGAACGCAAAAGCGTCATCGCCGAAGGCTGCCGCAAGATTGCCGATGATGCCGGTTTGAAACTGGTCGATGACCCGGGCCTGCTGGATGAAGTTTGTGGGCTGGTTGAGTG
Protein-coding sequences here:
- a CDS encoding methyl-accepting chemotaxis protein; protein product: MEVVSNLKISRKLMLAFGVMLLLNIFTSVFAVFKMQAINETSTEIAVNWLPSISAINDINDSVNKVRIFQLAHVLSDNADKMTEFERDIGHQLEQEAGQAKTYEKLISSEDERALWQEASALLDQYNGLWDQIVVLSNNNQNAQARDMVLGKGEQIIVKIRDILQQLVQLNQQGGEDASARGDQEYFWSRMLMISVAAVVSLLTIGFSFLLSRGIATPIVNMTSTMSRLASGDKSVQIPGIERRDEIGEMAAAVQVFRDNMIEAERLAKQEEEQSRLRSQRAERIEGLTNAFDREAGMTIAAVASAATELQSNAKSLSSQSDQASHQASTVASAATQATGNVQTVASAAEELSASISQIANEVAQAAAVSKNAVEQAGHTGRIVGNLQQSAVKIGEVVNLINDIASQTNLLALNATIEAARAGEAGKGFAVVASEVKNLANQTARATADIGEQIAATRNATDEAVEAIAGIAQIIEKVNEIASSIAASIEEQQVATGEIARNVEEAARGTQDVNSNIYEVTNVIQGTGEVAKDVLQASSELSVEAEKMRNIVSKFLDNVKSA
- a CDS encoding glycine--tRNA ligase subunit alpha, producing the protein MALDGSQRPPSFQEIILRLQSYWADQGCVILQPYDLEVGAGTFHTATTLRALGPESWNAAYVQPSRRPTDGRYGENPNRLQHYYQFQVLMKPSPANAQDLYLGSLAHLGIDPMAHDIRFVEDDWESPTLGAWGLGWEVWLDGMEVTQFTYFQQVGGFECDPVPVELTYGLERLAMYIQGVENVYDLDYNGNGVSYGDVFLQNEKEQSTYNFEVANTEMLFRHFKDAQAECAVNIERGLALPAYEQAMKASHIFNLLDARGVISVTERAAYIGRVREMSKSCCEAWLRSRGHLKEGA